One window of Candidatus Binatota bacterium genomic DNA carries:
- a CDS encoding ammonium transporter, giving the protein MNSGDTAWMLTSSALVLLMTPGLALFYGGMVRSKNVLSTLMHSFFAMGIMSIQWVVIGYSLSFAEGNSFIGGLDYVLLNGVDSSPGPYADNIPHNVFMIFQMMFAIITPALISGAFAERIKFSGYVLFSLLWATLVYDPVCHWVWGSGGWLGGLGALDFAGGTVVHINSGVAALAVVLVLGRRVGYPQQAMKPHNLGLTVLGAGMLWFGWFGFNGGSALAADGSAANAFVVTHIAAAVAAVTWALIESMQKGKASALGVASGAVAGLVAITPACGFVGVGGAILIGVGAGGLCYAAIMAKSRFGYDDSLDVLGVHGIGGAWGALATGVFAVAAIGGTAGLLESGNLGQLGIQATSVLATAVYSFVVTFLIARFVDATVGLRVNEEQEMTGLDLSEHGEVGYHFSD; this is encoded by the coding sequence ATCAATTCCGGCGACACGGCGTGGATGCTCACGTCGTCGGCCCTTGTGCTGCTCATGACCCCCGGCCTCGCACTTTTTTACGGCGGCATGGTTCGATCGAAGAACGTGCTCTCTACCCTCATGCATAGTTTTTTTGCGATGGGTATTATGAGTATCCAGTGGGTAGTCATCGGTTACTCACTGTCGTTTGCCGAGGGCAATTCTTTCATCGGCGGTCTCGACTACGTGTTGCTCAACGGCGTTGATTCCAGCCCCGGGCCCTACGCCGACAATATCCCCCACAACGTTTTTATGATTTTCCAGATGATGTTTGCCATCATCACCCCCGCTCTTATCTCGGGTGCGTTCGCGGAGCGCATCAAGTTCAGTGGCTACGTTTTGTTCTCTCTTCTGTGGGCCACCCTGGTCTACGATCCTGTTTGCCATTGGGTCTGGGGTAGCGGTGGTTGGCTGGGCGGCCTCGGCGCGCTGGATTTTGCTGGTGGTACGGTGGTGCACATAAACTCGGGAGTGGCCGCGCTGGCCGTCGTGCTGGTGCTCGGACGCCGGGTGGGCTACCCGCAACAGGCGATGAAACCCCACAACCTCGGGTTGACGGTGCTTGGCGCCGGCATGCTCTGGTTTGGCTGGTTTGGTTTTAACGGGGGCAGCGCCCTTGCCGCCGACGGCTCAGCCGCCAACGCTTTCGTGGTAACCCATATCGCGGCCGCTGTTGCCGCGGTCACCTGGGCGCTGATCGAATCGATGCAGAAGGGCAAAGCCAGTGCGCTTGGTGTCGCCTCCGGCGCAGTGGCTGGCCTGGTTGCCATAACTCCAGCCTGCGGTTTCGTTGGCGTCGGCGGCGCGATTCTCATCGGTGTTGGGGCGGGCGGCCTCTGCTACGCCGCCATCATGGCGAAGTCTCGTTTTGGATACGACGATTCGCTCGACGTTCTCGGTGTTCACGGAATTGGCGGTGCCTGGGGTGCCCTGGCCACCGGCGTTTTTGCCGTGGCCGCGATAGGCGGGACAGCGGGCCTGCTGGAGAGCGGAAATCTCGGGCAGCTGGGCATACAGGCCACCAGCGTACTGGCCACGGCTGTGTACTCTTTCGTTGTTACTTTTCTCATAGCTCGTTTTGTTGATGCGACGGTGGGCTTGAGAGTGAATGAAGAACAGGAAATGACCGGCCTGGATCTGAGCGAACACGGGGAAGTCGGCTACCACTTTTCGGATTGA
- a CDS encoding M23 family metallopeptidase — protein sequence MNKARVLAPVVATLVASLAIGCSTGVIHTVRTGENLYRIGKAYGVPYLQLGKVNGLDKPFTLQPGDRIFVPEASRVLPVGVITPRSIRSSPPRTVSPRPARKTPVARTTVKKSGGAQAAARIKEPAPAETAAVKKPSTASGLFGWPTEGKLTSSFGPRGASHHDGIDIAGEAGSAVIAARAGKVIFSDQLPGYGWMIILEHDRGFSTLYAHNSSNRVAVRDQVSRGQRIADLGSSGRTAKPHLHFEIRRRNVVRDPMYYLSESGQQRLAGRSN from the coding sequence GTGAACAAGGCAAGAGTGCTGGCTCCCGTCGTCGCGACGCTCGTCGCTTCGTTGGCCATTGGGTGTTCGACCGGTGTTATTCACACGGTGCGAACCGGCGAGAACCTGTACCGCATCGGCAAGGCCTACGGGGTTCCGTACCTTCAGTTGGGTAAGGTTAATGGGCTGGACAAGCCTTTTACTCTGCAGCCGGGAGACAGGATTTTTGTGCCCGAGGCCTCTCGGGTTCTACCGGTCGGGGTTATCACGCCGCGTTCTATTCGCAGTTCTCCGCCAAGGACCGTGAGCCCGCGACCGGCGCGAAAAACGCCGGTCGCTCGAACGACAGTCAAGAAAAGTGGAGGAGCCCAGGCTGCCGCCAGGATTAAAGAACCGGCCCCGGCTGAAACGGCAGCTGTCAAGAAACCCTCGACTGCTTCGGGACTGTTCGGCTGGCCGACGGAAGGCAAACTGACTTCGAGTTTCGGACCCCGGGGGGCATCTCATCATGATGGGATCGATATTGCCGGTGAAGCTGGCAGCGCCGTGATTGCGGCGCGAGCCGGCAAGGTCATATTCAGCGACCAGCTGCCAGGCTACGGTTGGATGATAATACTGGAACACGACAGGGGCTTCAGTACGCTCTACGCTCACAACAGTAGCAACCGGGTAGCAGTGCGCGACCAGGTATCCCGAGGGCAGCGCATTGCCGACCTCGGTTCATCGGGCCGTACGGCCAAGCCGCACCTTCACTTTGAAATCCGTCGGCGAAATGTGGTACGGGACCCCATGTACTACCTTTCAGAATCCGGGCAGCAAAGATTAGCCGGTCGCAGTAACTGA
- the surE gene encoding 5'/3'-nucleotidase SurE: MILVCNDDGVHAPGLAALAAALAPLDRVFVVAPDREQSAAGHAITLSRPLRAELLREGWMAVDGTPTDCVNLAVNGLLDERPWLVVSGINRGANLGDDITYSGTVSAAMEAVLLGIPAIAVSQAGKSNFDYGAAACFTANLCRVVKHSGLPDDTLLNVNVPENRKREGFVVTRQGRRRYGDAIVEKTDPRGRKYYWIGGDDLGFDDEPGTDLAAVHAGLVSVTPLHLDLTNHGSLGFLDDIQKTWAPD, translated from the coding sequence ATGATACTTGTCTGCAATGACGACGGCGTGCACGCGCCCGGCCTGGCTGCTCTGGCCGCTGCACTCGCTCCGCTCGACCGTGTCTTCGTGGTCGCTCCGGATCGAGAACAATCTGCGGCTGGCCACGCGATCACTCTTTCGCGCCCGCTAAGAGCCGAGCTGCTACGGGAAGGGTGGATGGCCGTGGACGGTACGCCTACCGATTGCGTCAACCTTGCGGTGAACGGGTTGCTCGACGAGCGTCCGTGGTTGGTTGTATCGGGCATAAACCGCGGCGCGAATCTTGGCGACGACATAACTTATTCGGGTACAGTTTCGGCTGCGATGGAGGCCGTGCTCCTGGGAATTCCAGCTATTGCTGTTTCCCAGGCGGGGAAATCGAACTTTGATTACGGCGCGGCAGCCTGCTTTACCGCAAATCTCTGCCGGGTGGTCAAGCATTCAGGCCTGCCGGATGATACACTGCTGAATGTGAACGTGCCTGAGAATCGCAAGCGTGAGGGCTTCGTTGTGACGCGGCAGGGCCGCCGCCGCTACGGTGACGCCATTGTTGAGAAGACGGATCCGCGTGGCCGAAAGTACTACTGGATCGGCGGCGACGACCTGGGGTTCGATGACGAACCCGGTACAGATCTCGCCGCGGTACATGCCGGGCTGGTTTCGGTGACACCCTTGCATCTCGACCTTACCAATCACGGCTCGCTCGGTTTTCTCGACGACATCCAGAAGACCTGGGCACCGGACTGA
- a CDS encoding integration host factor subunit alpha: MTKADIIERIHERVGFSKKEASEVVESVFEVMKNRLEDGDTVKLSGFGKFVINDKVPRKGRNPQSGEEIVITGRRVLSFKPSQVLKKTINSAWR; the protein is encoded by the coding sequence ATGACCAAGGCGGATATTATCGAACGCATTCATGAAAGGGTTGGGTTTTCAAAGAAAGAGGCATCCGAGGTTGTCGAGTCGGTGTTCGAGGTCATGAAGAATAGGCTTGAAGACGGTGATACCGTCAAGCTTTCGGGCTTCGGCAAGTTTGTCATCAACGATAAAGTCCCGCGCAAGGGACGCAATCCGCAATCGGGCGAAGAGATCGTGATCACCGGACGCCGCGTGCTGAGTTTCAAGCCGAGCCAGGTTCTCAAGAAAACAATCAATTCGGCTTGGCGGTGA
- a CDS encoding MerR family transcriptional regulator — translation MPSDKLYFRIGEVARIVGVKPYVLRYWESEFSGVRPGKSRSNQRLYRRKDVEKLLKIKDLLHTRRYTMEGARQYLKVQEEPGDEELLSPRQLKRLRQVRETLVDLKKKLES, via the coding sequence ATTCCCTCGGACAAACTCTATTTTCGAATCGGCGAAGTCGCGCGCATCGTCGGAGTCAAACCTTATGTTCTCCGCTATTGGGAGTCCGAGTTCTCAGGAGTCCGGCCAGGCAAGTCACGTTCCAACCAGAGGCTCTATCGACGCAAGGACGTAGAGAAGCTGCTCAAGATAAAGGACCTGTTGCACACGCGGCGCTACACGATGGAAGGTGCCCGGCAATACCTCAAGGTCCAGGAAGAACCCGGTGACGAAGAGTTACTGTCCCCGAGGCAACTCAAACGCTTGAGACAGGTGCGCGAGACTCTTGTTGATCTGAAGAAGAAGCTCGAATCTTGA
- a CDS encoding adenine phosphoribosyltransferase, protein MDLRELVRTIHDFPKPGIAYRDITPLLSDAAALRAVVDSIADRFRGEVDTVVGIESRGFIIGAPVAYALGTGLTLVRKAGKLPSKIVSEDYELEYGSDSLEIHSDALATGVRTLLVDDLLATGGTAAATGKLVEGLGAKVIACAFVIELEALGGRARLAPHSTFSLIQYSD, encoded by the coding sequence GTGGATCTCCGGGAACTCGTCCGCACGATACACGACTTTCCCAAACCTGGTATAGCGTACCGGGACATCACCCCGCTGCTTTCTGACGCGGCCGCTCTTCGCGCCGTGGTCGATAGCATCGCCGATCGCTTTCGCGGCGAGGTAGACACGGTCGTGGGTATCGAATCGAGGGGCTTTATCATCGGCGCGCCGGTGGCCTACGCCCTTGGGACGGGCCTGACCCTGGTTCGAAAGGCTGGCAAGTTGCCGTCGAAGATCGTGTCCGAGGACTACGAACTTGAGTACGGCAGCGATTCTCTGGAGATCCACAGCGATGCCCTGGCCACGGGGGTACGCACGCTCCTGGTCGACGATCTCCTTGCTACCGGGGGCACTGCCGCGGCGACTGGGAAGCTGGTAGAAGGACTCGGCGCAAAGGTGATCGCATGCGCCTTCGTCATAGAGCTCGAGGCGCTGGGGGGGCGCGCGCGGCTTGCCCCTCACTCCACTTTTTCCCTTATCCAGTACAGCGATTGA